The following coding sequences lie in one Vibrio aerogenes genomic window:
- a CDS encoding phosphate ABC transporter substrate-binding protein, producing the protein MKKTVIGAVALISALSVNIASAKETISAVGSSSVTPLMEVFAETYMKSHSSVFIEVQGPGSSAGIKAAKNGSADIGMASRNLKAKEKETSLVEEVIARDGIAVVVNPKNPLKGLTAAQVSAIYKGEVTNWKQVGGNDKPIVAITRDTASGTRGAFEDIMKLKKKIAGKKVSAISQRAQVANGNGGLKTMVASNPYAIGYISLGSVDSSVHPLAIDGVNATVANVKNGSYKVARPFLVLYKQGKPSAETQKFLDWMLTKDAQKIVSKKGYISIH; encoded by the coding sequence ATGAAAAAAACAGTTATCGGTGCAGTTGCTCTTATCAGTGCGCTATCAGTGAATATTGCTTCAGCTAAAGAAACAATTTCTGCAGTAGGCTCCAGTAGTGTGACGCCACTGATGGAAGTTTTTGCAGAAACTTATATGAAAAGCCATTCAAGTGTTTTCATCGAAGTGCAGGGACCTGGTTCTTCTGCAGGTATCAAAGCTGCGAAAAATGGCAGTGCTGATATTGGTATGGCTTCACGTAATCTGAAAGCAAAAGAGAAAGAGACTTCTTTAGTCGAAGAAGTGATTGCCCGCGACGGTATCGCCGTTGTTGTGAACCCGAAAAACCCTTTGAAAGGTCTGACTGCAGCTCAGGTTTCAGCTATCTATAAAGGTGAAGTGACGAACTGGAAACAAGTTGGCGGAAATGATAAGCCAATCGTTGCTATCACCCGCGATACTGCTTCAGGAACACGTGGTGCATTTGAAGACATCATGAAGCTGAAGAAGAAAATCGCAGGGAAAAAAGTGTCTGCTATTTCTCAGCGCGCTCAGGTTGCAAACGGTAACGGTGGTTTGAAAACAATGGTTGCTTCTAACCCGTATGCAATTGGTTATATCTCCCTTGGTTCTGTTGATTCTTCTGTTCACCCGCTTGCTATTGATGGTGTGAATGCAACAGTTGCAAATGTTAAGAACGGCTCTTATAAAGTTGCCCGTCCGTTCCTTGTACTTTACAAGCAAGGCAAGCCTTCAGCTGAAACTCAGAAGTTCCTGGACTGGATGCTGACTAAAGATGCTCAGAAAATCGTGAGCAAGAAAGGCTACATTTCAATTCACTAA